Proteins encoded within one genomic window of Methanosarcina barkeri str. Wiesmoor:
- the thiE gene encoding thiamine phosphate synthase, with product MKQKGFSRKSSLLKEIDFYLVTDSGLSMKGTLSDVRDAVESGCRIVQYREKDKSTKEMVEEASEIKRICSGRAIFLVNDRIDVALAVDADGVHIGQDDMPVETARKLLGEDKIIGLSVNDREEAVLAEKLGADYVGLGPIFDTATKKDAGEGIGPLKIREVKDAIKLPVVAIGGINKENCESVIQNGADSLVAISAVVCSNDVKREAKYFIDMIRRTRKA from the coding sequence ATGAAACAGAAAGGCTTCAGCCGGAAAAGTTCCCTTTTGAAAGAAATCGATTTCTATCTCGTGACAGATTCCGGACTCTCAATGAAAGGGACTTTATCCGATGTCAGGGACGCAGTTGAGTCAGGCTGCAGGATTGTTCAGTACAGAGAAAAGGATAAAAGTACGAAAGAAATGGTCGAAGAGGCTTCCGAAATCAAGAGGATCTGCAGCGGCAGGGCAATATTTCTGGTAAACGACAGGATCGATGTTGCTTTAGCAGTTGACGCGGATGGAGTCCATATCGGCCAGGATGACATGCCTGTTGAAACAGCAAGAAAGCTCCTTGGTGAGGATAAGATAATCGGCCTTAGTGTAAATGACAGGGAAGAAGCAGTCTTGGCGGAAAAATTAGGGGCTGACTATGTGGGTCTTGGCCCAATATTCGATACTGCTACAAAAAAAGATGCAGGAGAGGGAATTGGTCCACTTAAAATCCGAGAAGTTAAAGATGCAATCAAGCTTCCTGTAGTTGCTATTGGCGGGATAAATAAAGAAAACTGTGAGAGTGTTATTCAAAACGGAGCTGACAGTCTGGTCGCAATTTCTGCAGTTGTGTGCAGTAACGATGTAAAAAGAGAAGCTAAGTACTTTATTGATATGATTCGGAGAACCAGAAAAGCATGA
- a CDS encoding DUF2284 domain-containing protein, which translates to MTSSMLELEKTVFNESFTFAVAFVNSSGRLCEKYNVEKGICIHLNMARSPEHAVGSNMKKTAVEPVCLCNSL; encoded by the coding sequence ATGACGTCTTCAATGCTGGAGCTTGAAAAAACAGTTTTTAATGAAAGCTTCACCTTCGCAGTTGCATTTGTGAACAGTTCAGGCAGGCTATGTGAAAAATATAATGTGGAAAAGGGAATCTGTATCCATTTGAATATGGCGAGAAGTCCGGAACATGCTGTTGGGAGCAATATGAAAAAAACGGCTGTGGAACCGGTATGCCTCTGTAACTCCCTCTAA
- a CDS encoding transcriptional regulator, producing the protein MPDNPEEKLLILQLSEDSRKIARILSSETSIRILKLLNKKAMSAGNLADELGVRLNTLKYNLDSLLEAGMIRVRHVKWSQKGREIKVYEASKKVIVFLPAKENVETPILL; encoded by the coding sequence ATGCCTGATAACCCGGAGGAAAAATTGCTGATTTTGCAGCTTTCCGAAGATTCCAGAAAAATTGCCAGAATTCTTTCAAGTGAAACTTCAATCAGAATTCTTAAATTGCTTAATAAGAAGGCAATGTCGGCAGGAAACCTTGCCGATGAGCTTGGAGTGCGCCTGAATACTCTCAAATACAATCTGGACTCCCTTCTGGAAGCCGGAATGATTAGAGTAAGGCACGTAAAATGGAGTCAGAAAGGAAGAGAAATAAAAGTTTATGAGGCATCGAAAAAAGTAATTGTTTTTCTGCCCGCAAAAGAGAACGTGGAAACTCCTATTTTATTATGA
- a CDS encoding TIGR00297 family protein: MNRAARFTKNGNFCQGIPVMHILYLLLILIAPFAGVNLLFIFSVVLFLGIRFSGKNVLCDRDATSLIFSLAFMLFVSVISGSFSYTYPFYIVLAAFAIAAVGNHKTSFSETDSVPDSSLRRRTIKKRSFSILWSSAFLALRIAAAFFAASWIVYWQKLPVSYNLIFFIAVIGAVTGSLFESIPSKIDKNISVPLGAGMTMWIFEDFRYWVSPEKMVVALVFSFILGVLAYRAKIADVSALLSAALLGVLIIVFSGLSWYLLLLTFFILGGGFTKYKYAYKESIGIAQAKDGIRSYENVFSNSTAALALAVAYGVFPEHSLPIIYAYMGTVATATGDTLASEIGTTAKGRPRMITTLRLSEPGVDGAVSLLGEFAAIFGSAVIGVLAYLLGISDNFILTVLITTAGGFFGTNVDSFLGATLQKRGVLSNSGVNLMATFAGAGISAVLYFLIT, from the coding sequence ATGAACAGAGCTGCCCGATTCACTAAAAACGGGAATTTCTGCCAGGGAATTCCTGTAATGCATATCCTGTATCTCCTGCTCATTCTTATAGCTCCTTTTGCAGGGGTGAATCTTCTTTTTATCTTCTCTGTCGTTCTTTTCCTGGGGATACGGTTTTCTGGAAAAAACGTTTTGTGTGACAGAGATGCTACCAGCCTTATTTTTTCTCTGGCTTTCATGCTCTTTGTTTCCGTGATTTCGGGGAGCTTTTCTTATACATATCCTTTCTACATAGTGCTCGCCGCATTTGCGATTGCGGCAGTCGGAAACCATAAAACCTCTTTTTCGGAAACAGATTCTGTACCTGATTCTTCTTTAAGGCGGAGGACAATCAAAAAGAGGAGTTTTTCAATACTCTGGAGTTCGGCTTTCCTGGCACTTCGGATTGCTGCTGCATTCTTTGCCGCAAGCTGGATTGTCTACTGGCAGAAACTGCCTGTTTCATATAACCTGATTTTCTTTATAGCTGTTATCGGGGCGGTTACAGGTTCTCTTTTCGAGTCAATCCCCTCCAAAATAGACAAGAATATTTCTGTGCCGCTGGGTGCAGGCATGACAATGTGGATTTTTGAAGATTTCAGGTACTGGGTGTCTCCTGAAAAAATGGTCGTAGCACTTGTATTCTCATTTATCCTGGGTGTGCTGGCTTACAGAGCTAAGATTGCAGATGTCTCTGCCCTTTTGAGTGCTGCCCTTTTGGGAGTCCTGATAATTGTCTTCAGTGGGCTTTCCTGGTACCTGCTTCTGCTCACGTTTTTTATTCTTGGAGGCGGGTTTACAAAGTATAAATATGCATACAAAGAATCCATAGGGATTGCACAGGCTAAAGACGGTATCCGGAGTTATGAAAATGTATTTTCGAATAGTACAGCAGCCCTTGCCCTTGCAGTGGCATACGGGGTTTTCCCGGAGCACAGTCTTCCGATCATTTATGCCTATATGGGTACGGTTGCAACAGCTACAGGAGATACTCTGGCAAGTGAAATAGGAACAACAGCAAAAGGAAGGCCAAGAATGATAACAACCCTCAGACTCTCGGAACCCGGAGTTGACGGAGCCGTATCATTGCTTGGCGAATTTGCTGCAATCTTCGGTTCTGCAGTGATAGGAGTCCTTGCATACTTACTGGGGATCTCGGATAATTTTATATTAACAGTCCTTATTACAACCGCAGGAGGGTTTTTCGGAACAAATGTGGACAGCTTCCTTGGGGCTACGCTTCAGAAAAGGGGAGTGCTTTCAAATAGCGGAGTCAATTTAATGGCGACTTTTGCAGGGGCAGGAATCTCTGCTGTTCTGTATTTTCTTATAACGTGA
- a CDS encoding DJ-1/PfpI family protein, protein MTETEYKDKKILLVIAQEQFRDEECFVPKQLFEASGVKVTVAAESKKTAKGMLGGTIKPDIAISDARIDDYDAIVISGGSGSRKYLWDSKALQALVKEADDLKKVISAICISPVVLARTGILKDKESTVFKSPDTVRELKEHGAIYLDREVVVSGRVITGRDPASADVFGKAVLEALKKV, encoded by the coding sequence ATGACAGAAACCGAGTATAAAGATAAGAAAATCCTGCTTGTAATCGCCCAGGAGCAGTTCAGAGACGAGGAGTGTTTTGTTCCGAAACAGCTTTTTGAGGCTTCAGGAGTAAAAGTTACTGTTGCAGCCGAATCTAAGAAAACGGCTAAAGGGATGCTCGGAGGAACAATCAAACCTGATATCGCGATATCAGATGCCAGAATTGACGACTATGATGCAATAGTAATCTCAGGAGGCTCAGGCTCTAGAAAATACCTGTGGGATAGCAAAGCTCTGCAGGCACTCGTAAAAGAAGCTGATGACCTGAAAAAGGTGATCTCCGCGATCTGTATTTCCCCTGTAGTACTGGCAAGAACAGGCATCTTGAAGGACAAAGAGAGCACAGTCTTCAAAAGTCCGGATACTGTACGCGAACTTAAGGAACATGGGGCTATCTATCTGGACAGGGAAGTAGTGGTTTCGGGCCGTGTGATCACAGGGCGAGATCCTGCAAGTGCTGATGTGTTTGGAAAAGCCGTACTTGAGGCCCTGAAAAAAGTTTAA
- a CDS encoding SagB/ThcOx family dehydrogenase, with protein sequence MTAELEAILAYHQASKHNFKAYAPGPHRLDLPIKPDPFLNYRGTRLFNLEIWSNEQIKAETFPAYEQAFSPEKLKPYGLSVKSISRLFFDSFAISAWKKAESTKWALRVNPSSGNLHPTEVYLLSGPVKGLLKNPSVCHYAPLPHALELRAELSPKTWKLLSSSFPEGTFFVGLSSIFWRVSWKYGLRAFRYAQHDIGHAIAALTFAAAGLGWKTSLLAGMGSEEIAVLLGISREKGPEKQEPACLLAVYPAGKTCTKGRISSGAIPAFKNLSWKGVPNSLSPGHVEWVGLEKASSAAQKKGTDYLEKEEAKEENEELNEESNEESNEELNEELNEELNEELNEELNEELNEESNEEPKSYMQAASSLKASSFRNLSELDTVPLRGVIRGRRSAIEMNNSAYLEKNTFYAMLQRTLLQNNPIFNSLAFGSFTHLLLFVNHVKGLLPGLYIFLRKPEEKERIKAAIRPDFLWEKPKNCPPDLELYLLVEETLDFFAAQLSCTQRKAADACFTACMLSEFEGPLKKFGAWIYPYLLWECGILGQLLYLEAEAYGLRGCGIGCFFDDPLHEAIGLKGLEFQDLYHFAVGYPLPEIGVKTLPAYEE encoded by the coding sequence ATGACAGCGGAACTTGAAGCCATACTGGCTTATCACCAGGCAAGTAAACACAACTTCAAAGCTTATGCTCCGGGTCCTCACCGCCTGGATCTACCTATCAAGCCAGATCCCTTCCTTAACTATCGTGGAACTCGACTTTTTAATCTGGAGATCTGGAGCAATGAACAAATAAAAGCTGAGACTTTTCCTGCCTATGAACAGGCTTTCTCACCGGAAAAACTCAAGCCGTATGGGCTGAGTGTGAAATCAATTTCCAGGCTTTTTTTTGACAGCTTTGCCATTTCTGCCTGGAAGAAAGCAGAAAGTACAAAATGGGCTCTTCGCGTCAATCCCTCAAGCGGAAACCTTCACCCTACTGAGGTTTACCTTCTTTCCGGTCCTGTGAAGGGGCTTCTGAAAAACCCTTCTGTCTGCCATTATGCTCCTTTGCCTCATGCCCTTGAACTCAGAGCGGAACTTTCGCCAAAGACCTGGAAGCTATTAAGTTCGAGCTTTCCTGAAGGCACTTTTTTCGTGGGACTGAGTTCAATTTTCTGGCGGGTTTCCTGGAAATATGGGCTCAGAGCTTTTCGATATGCTCAGCATGATATAGGACATGCAATTGCTGCCCTTACCTTTGCTGCTGCCGGACTCGGCTGGAAAACAAGCCTTCTTGCAGGCATGGGTTCGGAAGAGATTGCAGTGCTTCTTGGCATTTCCAGAGAGAAAGGTCCTGAAAAACAGGAGCCTGCCTGTCTGCTTGCGGTCTATCCGGCAGGAAAAACCTGTACAAAAGGCAGGATTTCTTCCGGCGCGATTCCTGCTTTTAAAAATCTTTCCTGGAAAGGCGTTCCTAACAGTTTAAGCCCAGGGCATGTTGAATGGGTAGGTCTCGAAAAAGCGTCCTCGGCAGCTCAAAAGAAGGGAACCGATTACCTTGAGAAAGAAGAAGCAAAAGAAGAAAATGAAGAATTAAATGAAGAATCAAATGAAGAATCAAATGAAGAACTAAATGAAGAACTAAATGAAGAACTAAATGAAGAACTAAATGAAGAATTAAATGAAGAACTAAATGAAGAGTCAAATGAAGAACCAAAATCCTATATGCAGGCTGCTTCATCACTAAAAGCCAGCAGCTTCAGGAACCTGTCTGAGCTTGATACAGTTCCCCTACGCGGAGTTATCCGAGGAAGGAGAAGTGCTATTGAGATGAATAACAGCGCATACCTGGAAAAAAATACTTTCTATGCGATGCTGCAAAGAACCCTTCTGCAAAACAACCCGATCTTCAATTCCCTTGCTTTTGGTTCCTTTACTCACCTGCTTCTTTTCGTGAACCACGTAAAGGGTCTACTTCCGGGACTTTATATTTTCCTCCGCAAACCCGAAGAAAAAGAGAGGATTAAAGCTGCAATCAGGCCGGACTTTTTATGGGAAAAGCCAAAAAATTGCCCGCCAGACCTTGAGCTTTATCTGTTGGTGGAAGAAACTCTGGATTTTTTTGCAGCTCAACTTTCCTGTACGCAGCGAAAAGCGGCCGATGCCTGTTTTACGGCTTGCATGCTTTCGGAGTTCGAAGGGCCTCTGAAAAAGTTTGGGGCATGGATATATCCGTACCTTTTATGGGAATGCGGAATTCTAGGGCAGCTTCTTTACCTTGAAGCTGAAGCATATGGTCTAAGGGGCTGTGGGATTGGGTGTTTCTTTGATGATCCTTTGCATGAAGCTATAGGGCTCAAAGGGCTTGAGTTCCAGGACCTCTACCATTTCGCTGTTGGCTATCCACTTCCAGAGATAGGCGTTAAAACTCTTCCTGCATACGAAGAGTAA
- a CDS encoding DUF21 domain-containing protein: MNEIIIWILIIFCLVQSAIFSGMTIGLFSLGRLRLEIEAEADSKDAIKILQIRRDSNFLLTTLLWGNVGINVLIALLTGSVLTGASAFLFSTFVITSFGEIVPQAYFSRNALSIGAKLTPLVRFYQMLLYPVAKPTALILDWWLGREKLELFKEQSMRIMLEKHIESGKSDIGTFEGIGALNFLSIDDVSISDEGSLIDQRSIISLPVENNRPVFPPFKREPEDPFLQKIEASGKKWVIITNPQDEPVMVLDADGFLRDAVYKKGPFIPLSYCHFPVVVRSPKTRLEKVIRQFKVYPQYPEDDVIDQDLILYWDQEKRIITGSDILGRLLRGIVVECDLKSGCETPVPPSQPGVVRRSLRRGKKKESEEQKKE; encoded by the coding sequence ATGAATGAAATTATTATTTGGATATTGATCATATTCTGCCTGGTGCAGTCCGCTATTTTTTCCGGAATGACAATTGGACTTTTCAGCCTTGGTAGACTCAGGCTTGAAATTGAAGCCGAAGCAGACAGCAAAGATGCTATCAAAATTCTGCAGATCCGGCGGGACTCAAACTTCCTGCTTACGACACTGCTCTGGGGAAATGTAGGCATAAATGTCCTGATTGCCCTACTTACAGGTTCCGTGCTGACAGGAGCCTCAGCTTTCCTCTTCTCTACTTTTGTAATCACCAGTTTTGGAGAGATTGTACCCCAGGCTTATTTTTCCCGAAATGCCCTTTCAATTGGAGCAAAACTAACTCCTTTAGTCCGGTTCTACCAGATGCTGCTCTATCCGGTAGCCAAGCCTACGGCCCTTATTCTTGACTGGTGGCTCGGCAGGGAAAAACTTGAACTCTTCAAGGAACAGTCCATGCGGATTATGCTCGAAAAGCATATTGAGTCGGGAAAGTCTGATATTGGCACTTTTGAGGGAATAGGGGCTCTGAACTTTCTCTCCATAGACGACGTCAGTATCTCCGATGAAGGCTCGCTAATAGACCAGAGAAGCATAATCTCACTCCCGGTTGAAAATAACCGTCCGGTATTTCCTCCTTTCAAAAGAGAACCAGAAGATCCTTTTCTGCAAAAGATAGAAGCCTCCGGAAAAAAATGGGTAATCATTACCAACCCTCAGGACGAGCCTGTCATGGTGCTTGACGCGGACGGCTTCCTAAGGGATGCAGTCTACAAGAAAGGCCCATTTATTCCGCTTTCTTACTGCCACTTCCCGGTTGTGGTGAGATCTCCCAAAACCAGGCTTGAGAAAGTAATCCGGCAGTTTAAGGTGTATCCGCAATACCCTGAAGATGACGTGATCGATCAGGATCTTATCCTCTACTGGGACCAGGAGAAAAGAATTATTACGGGTTCGGACATTCTGGGCCGGCTGCTACGGGGAATTGTAGTGGAGTGTGACCTGAAATCAGGGTGCGAGACGCCTGTTCCGCCTTCCCAGCCTGGAGTTGTCAGAAGAAGTTTGAGAAGAGGAAAGAAGAAAGAAAGCGAAGAGCAGAAAAAAGAATGA
- a CDS encoding MFS transporter, with amino-acid sequence MKKDTNNAGSPAKVPEIYNTPDAPVVGTGKQVVLFIAILSGFITPFDGSAVNIALPAIGAEFHMDAIALSWVATAYLLSSALFLVPFGKIADIYGRKKIFLYGITLFSFSSLIMTMASSSEMLIGIRVMQGIGSAMIFGTGVAIVTSVFPPGERGKALGTYITAVYIGLSVGPLLGGAMTQYLGWRSIFFVNVPIGITAILLILWKIKGEWAECRGEKFDLTGSVIYGASVVAVMYGFSVLPDFKGAALLAMGTLGVIIFALYEIRTPSPVLDISLLTKNRIFAFSNLSALINYSATYAVTFLLSLDLQYTKGFTPEHAGFILVAQPVIMAMVSPIAGRLSDRIEPRIVASAGMAFTALGLFLLIFLTETTPIWHLIITLIILGIGFGLFSSPNTNAIMSSVDKRFYGVASGMNGTMRLLGQMLSMGIAMMIFAIVIGPVEITPEYYPQFVLSLHYAFTLFTAFCILGIFASLVRGKRSPVAHASIPEKGKK; translated from the coding sequence ATGAAAAAAGATACAAATAACGCCGGGTCACCCGCCAAAGTTCCGGAAATCTACAATACACCTGATGCTCCTGTTGTCGGTACAGGTAAACAGGTCGTGCTTTTCATTGCGATACTTTCGGGATTTATTACCCCTTTTGATGGTTCGGCAGTAAATATTGCCCTGCCTGCGATTGGGGCCGAATTTCACATGGATGCTATTGCTCTTTCCTGGGTTGCGACAGCTTACCTCCTTTCATCAGCATTGTTTCTTGTCCCTTTCGGAAAAATCGCAGACATCTATGGAAGAAAAAAAATTTTCCTCTATGGTATTACGCTCTTCAGCTTTTCGTCTTTAATTATGACCATGGCTTCTTCATCGGAAATGCTGATTGGAATACGGGTTATGCAGGGTATCGGGAGTGCAATGATTTTCGGGACAGGCGTCGCCATCGTTACCTCAGTCTTCCCGCCCGGTGAGCGTGGAAAAGCTCTTGGTACCTATATAACTGCAGTTTACATTGGGCTTTCTGTTGGTCCTTTACTCGGAGGCGCGATGACGCAGTATCTTGGCTGGAGGAGCATCTTCTTCGTAAATGTTCCTATAGGCATTACAGCAATTCTCCTGATCTTATGGAAGATCAAAGGTGAATGGGCTGAGTGCAGAGGGGAGAAGTTCGACCTGACAGGATCAGTCATATACGGTGCATCGGTAGTTGCAGTAATGTACGGTTTTTCAGTTCTCCCGGACTTTAAAGGGGCTGCTCTCTTAGCTATGGGAACTCTTGGAGTAATTATTTTTGCTCTATATGAGATTAGAACACCTTCTCCCGTACTTGATATTAGTCTACTGACAAAAAACAGAATTTTTGCCTTTTCAAACCTATCTGCGCTAATCAATTACAGTGCTACTTACGCAGTGACCTTTCTTTTAAGCCTCGATCTTCAGTACACGAAAGGCTTTACTCCTGAACATGCCGGATTTATCCTGGTAGCACAGCCAGTTATCATGGCTATGGTTTCGCCAATTGCCGGCCGGCTCTCTGACAGGATTGAACCGCGGATTGTTGCGTCCGCAGGGATGGCATTTACTGCTCTTGGGCTCTTCCTTCTAATTTTCCTTACAGAAACAACTCCTATCTGGCACCTCATAATCACCCTGATTATTCTTGGTATAGGTTTTGGGCTTTTCTCGTCTCCAAACACGAATGCAATCATGAGCTCCGTTGATAAAAGATTCTACGGCGTTGCATCGGGGATGAACGGGACTATGCGGCTCCTTGGGCAGATGCTGTCGATGGGTATCGCAATGATGATCTTTGCAATTGTTATCGGTCCTGTAGAGATCACGCCTGAATATTACCCCCAGTTCGTTTTAAGCCTGCATTATGCTTTCACGCTGTTTACAGCCTTCTGTATTCTTGGAATATTCGCATCTCTAGTGAGAGGAAAAAGGAGTCCTGTAGCTCACGCCAGTATTCCTGAAAAAGGCAAAAAATAA
- a CDS encoding flavodoxin family protein translates to MKVLGINASPRGNESKTLQLVKSVLKGAESEGANVELIDLYKLRIEYCTGCGACYATGECPQIDDFEELFNKILNSDGIVFGAPNYINSVPAPMKAFFDRLSDAIHCQMLTGKFGCSVSTAGGSKADVVVEYMNSVLMNLGITVVGGLGIAVGMYPSALEQAAGNAEELGKKLAKSIRGEIKYPDQDEMHRQTTEYFCQLVKSDKERFAHDYDWYVQKGMIK, encoded by the coding sequence GTGAAAGTTCTTGGAATTAACGCAAGTCCGAGAGGGAATGAAAGCAAGACTCTTCAACTTGTAAAATCTGTGCTCAAAGGTGCTGAATCCGAAGGTGCCAATGTCGAACTGATAGATCTCTACAAACTGCGCATAGAATACTGCACAGGTTGCGGAGCCTGTTATGCGACCGGGGAGTGCCCTCAAATCGATGACTTTGAGGAGCTTTTTAACAAAATTCTGAACTCCGATGGAATCGTTTTTGGTGCTCCGAATTATATTAACTCGGTCCCGGCCCCTATGAAAGCTTTTTTTGACCGGCTTTCGGATGCTATCCATTGCCAGATGCTGACGGGAAAGTTCGGGTGCTCCGTGTCCACAGCAGGGGGGAGCAAGGCAGATGTTGTTGTAGAATATATGAACAGTGTGCTCATGAATCTTGGCATTACTGTTGTCGGCGGCCTTGGTATTGCAGTTGGGATGTATCCTTCCGCACTCGAACAGGCTGCGGGAAATGCCGAAGAGCTTGGGAAAAAACTGGCAAAATCGATTCGTGGAGAAATCAAATATCCAGATCAGGATGAAATGCATCGCCAGACAACAGAATATTTCTGCCAGCTTGTAAAATCTGATAAAGAGAGGTTTGCTCACGATTATGACTGGTATGTCCAGAAGGGCATGATAAAATAA
- a CDS encoding IS5-like element ISMba15 family transposase, whose translation MIITKPPLIPLNEDFKWQLLSEILNVFDLRFCKQTLTRRDIVPLHRSVPTIKIVLLSMFFSCEISYSIKELKEREILRNFLKISLVPTEKEVYGILSKYEPQEFTAFVFEILNDLCPKGKNGSRDIIIDSTDINLNLNWHAKKITKESLKNKEYKWGHSTHRGFFIGMKLTLALDSQTLKPLAFLINEANVAEPKIYPEILKELKRKRIIKAGDVIYADRGYYSCENYVISVRNFKVVPLIFPRKNCNFKKLFNMFRYPLKIFDLRRNTEKEIKFYKEIIAKFKELISKWKELRSVRSIIEDVFKIAKKAYSMENLHRYTRSSVQKYCSLAVLLVGVTVNYGINERKELQAFSE comes from the coding sequence GTGATTATTACGAAACCTCCACTTATACCACTAAATGAAGATTTCAAATGGCAATTGTTGTCCGAAATATTAAATGTTTTTGATTTGAGATTCTGTAAGCAAACTCTTACAAGGAGGGACATTGTGCCCCTCCACAGATCAGTACCTACTATAAAAATTGTTCTTCTAAGCATGTTTTTTTCTTGTGAAATCTCTTATTCTATAAAGGAATTAAAAGAAAGAGAAATCTTGAGAAACTTTTTAAAAATCAGTTTAGTACCAACTGAAAAGGAAGTTTATGGCATTCTTAGTAAGTATGAACCCCAAGAGTTTACTGCTTTTGTTTTTGAAATATTGAATGATTTATGCCCTAAGGGAAAAAATGGATCAAGAGACATTATTATTGATAGTACTGACATAAACCTTAACCTGAACTGGCACGCTAAAAAGATTACCAAAGAAAGCCTAAAAAACAAAGAATACAAGTGGGGCCATTCAACCCATAGAGGTTTCTTCATTGGTATGAAACTTACTCTTGCACTTGATTCTCAAACATTAAAACCTTTAGCGTTTCTGATTAATGAAGCAAATGTAGCAGAACCTAAAATTTATCCTGAAATACTTAAAGAACTTAAAAGAAAGAGAATAATAAAAGCAGGTGACGTTATCTATGCTGATAGAGGGTACTATTCCTGTGAAAACTACGTTATATCTGTAAGAAATTTTAAGGTAGTACCTTTAATTTTTCCAAGGAAAAACTGTAATTTTAAGAAACTTTTCAATATGTTTAGATATCCTCTGAAAATATTTGATTTAAGAAGAAATACTGAAAAAGAAATTAAATTCTACAAAGAAATAATTGCAAAGTTTAAAGAGTTAATAAGCAAATGGAAAGAACTCAGATCTGTAAGGTCAATCATAGAAGATGTATTCAAAATAGCGAAGAAAGCATACTCTATGGAGAATTTACACAGATATACAAGGAGTTCTGTCCAAAAGTACTGTTCTTTAGCTGTACTTTTAGTAGGGGTAACTGTAAATTACGGTATTAATGAAAGGAAGGAATTGCAAGCCTTCTCTGAATGA
- a CDS encoding hydrolase, which translates to MQELTIDKAKTALVVIDLQKGIVAQPTKPYLAQEVIKNASKLVNIFRKNNMPVFLVHVLITKETMLNVLSDESFSGSSAPSPDWSEFVPEMSPTSKDIVIAKKQWGAFYGTDLELQLRRRGMNTIVLCGISTDYGVESTARFAYEYGFQQIFAEDAMTSRSEEQHNAAVNFIFKRIGRVRKTDEILKALQ; encoded by the coding sequence ATGCAGGAGTTAACTATTGATAAAGCCAAAACAGCTCTTGTGGTCATAGACTTACAGAAAGGAATAGTCGCACAGCCAACAAAGCCTTATCTTGCACAGGAAGTTATAAAAAATGCCTCAAAGCTCGTAAATATATTTCGGAAAAACAATATGCCCGTATTCCTTGTGCATGTTCTAATAACAAAAGAAACGATGCTCAATGTCTTAAGCGACGAGTCATTCTCGGGTTCTTCAGCCCCGTCTCCTGACTGGTCTGAATTTGTGCCTGAAATGTCCCCTACCTCAAAGGATATTGTTATAGCCAAAAAGCAGTGGGGAGCATTTTACGGGACTGATCTGGAACTCCAGCTACGGCGGCGTGGAATGAACACGATTGTACTTTGTGGAATTTCGACTGACTATGGCGTTGAGAGTACAGCACGTTTTGCCTACGAGTATGGATTTCAACAAATTTTTGCTGAAGACGCTATGACCTCCAGGTCTGAGGAACAACATAATGCGGCTGTGAATTTCATATTTAAAAGAATTGGCAGGGTAAGAAAAACGGATGAAATCCTCAAAGCTCTCCAATGA